One part of the Microbispora sp. ZYX-F-249 genome encodes these proteins:
- a CDS encoding DUF4153 domain-containing protein: MRPLDFLGRIKVKLGIVIVLAVVAAFVVNEVGINSGLSRDLRIAIAVVLALIMVQLLARGMTRPLREMAAAAQTIAKGRYGLRVTATSRDEVGELARAFNAMAADLAEVDRQRRELVANVSHELRTPITGLQAVLENVVDGVSPPDLDTLGTALAQTQRLGRLVAQLLDLSRLDSGARLIEPEELDLASLCRQAASEAALARDDVTVVSAVAPGTALSADAALLAQVLANLLDNAVRHSPPGGTVRVEARAAGTNLEIGVTDEGPGIPPAERARVFERFSRLDAGRAADAGGAGLGLAIAKEIVELHGGSISVADPLPTVRRPAGRGHGTAPGCRMVVTLPRQSEPVAGESVDGPVHADERRGTMHIEAGGGHTAGRHDGGVVGAPAPAPAPAGSGSARAGATAAEGPSDGEDAGGHLQEGARGGRSRAEDDEHPEAGHAESPETPRIAGASSPPGRAEAGPAGTEEPGTGEPGTEQHGAGEPGAGERGPSGGGANDGDDAGGDELRGHPRRPDLVRAAHAVSPVSGAGPQRRVPAPHTPAYSRTAHSARVALGAGVGMVAGCFVKLSAAFFLGLYLGGILSIGVVLLFTAIGMVVGAALGSSSAQRSGAAVNVLRQPGYSGAAVRPPLSAAPVPVSSGPVPSSSGSRAPVPSGPAPSGPVSPGPVLSEPVPSSSEPPAPVPSGPASSGPASSGAARSGAASSGPASSGAAWSGAAWSGVVPPPSGASLPAPPAYVPPPLFPRPDLPEAPRWLLPAAAAAGLVAAVTLPYASAGLGLVLTAVAMGAAALPAVLPLRRGRVTPWTLAFGLLAYALVSVALFRDAEWVVGPVLLAAFGVGSLALSGGGRGWLAVLRGGVSVAFAVLPTPWFLAGPVRTLARRRRMLPTLVSAAVTVVLLAVFGLLFSSADAVFSAFLSDLLRTPDWAQSLPYRIFVFCVFAVLAVAAVLVGLRPVAEPAAPDLRMSLGRQVWVIPLAGLNLLFAAFVTVQITVLFGGSRRVLSTAGLTYAEYARSGFFELVTVSLFVLGVVAAAVALLRLRGRADRWLLAVLLGLLCAFTLVILASALHRIGLYTDAYGLSRLRASVVATIWWLGAVFVLVLAAGAVRLLGGGASWFFRGLVLLTGVSLLAFGVWNPDARVAETQLTIRGVERLDHGYLGDLGAEAVPILDRLPEPDRSCVLSDVIAVNGLREPDSWNGWNLARARAREVLERRPVVRPDDCPGSSRVPGPYD; the protein is encoded by the coding sequence ATGAGGCCCCTCGACTTCCTCGGCCGGATCAAGGTCAAGCTCGGCATCGTGATCGTGCTCGCCGTGGTCGCGGCGTTCGTCGTCAACGAGGTCGGCATCAACTCCGGCCTGTCCCGGGATCTCAGGATCGCGATCGCCGTCGTGCTCGCGCTGATCATGGTGCAGCTCCTCGCCCGCGGCATGACCCGGCCGCTGCGCGAGATGGCCGCCGCCGCGCAGACGATCGCCAAGGGCCGGTACGGCCTGCGGGTGACCGCGACGTCGCGGGACGAGGTGGGGGAGCTGGCGCGGGCGTTCAACGCCATGGCGGCCGACCTCGCCGAGGTCGACCGCCAGCGGCGCGAGTTGGTGGCCAACGTCAGCCACGAGCTGCGCACGCCGATCACCGGCCTGCAGGCCGTGCTGGAGAACGTGGTGGACGGCGTCAGCCCGCCCGACCTCGACACCCTGGGCACGGCCCTCGCCCAGACGCAGCGCCTCGGGCGACTGGTGGCCCAGCTCCTCGACCTGTCACGGCTCGACTCGGGGGCGCGGCTGATCGAGCCGGAGGAGCTGGACCTGGCGTCGCTGTGCCGCCAGGCCGCCTCGGAGGCGGCTCTCGCGCGCGACGACGTGACGGTGGTGAGCGCCGTCGCGCCGGGGACCGCGCTGTCGGCCGACGCGGCCCTGCTCGCCCAGGTGCTGGCCAACCTGCTCGACAACGCCGTACGGCACAGCCCGCCCGGCGGCACGGTCCGGGTGGAGGCGCGGGCCGCCGGGACGAACCTGGAGATCGGCGTCACCGATGAGGGCCCCGGCATTCCGCCGGCGGAGCGGGCCCGGGTGTTCGAGCGCTTCTCGCGCCTCGACGCCGGCCGGGCCGCCGACGCGGGCGGGGCCGGGCTCGGGCTCGCCATCGCCAAGGAGATCGTCGAGCTGCACGGCGGGTCGATCTCGGTGGCGGATCCGCTCCCCACCGTGAGACGGCCCGCGGGGAGAGGCCATGGGACGGCCCCGGGGTGCCGGATGGTCGTCACGCTGCCGCGTCAGAGTGAGCCGGTGGCGGGGGAGAGCGTGGACGGACCCGTCCACGCCGACGAACGAAGGGGGACCATGCACATCGAGGCGGGCGGAGGTCACACCGCGGGACGACACGACGGCGGCGTCGTCGGTGCACCCGCACCCGCACCCGCACCCGCGGGGAGCGGATCGGCCCGGGCCGGTGCCACGGCGGCCGAAGGGCCATCCGACGGCGAGGACGCGGGCGGCCACCTCCAGGAAGGAGCCCGTGGCGGCCGGTCGCGAGCCGAAGACGACGAGCACCCCGAGGCCGGCCACGCGGAGAGCCCGGAGACTCCCCGCATTGCCGGCGCGTCGTCGCCGCCCGGACGTGCCGAGGCCGGCCCCGCCGGCACAGAGGAACCCGGCACAGGGGAACCCGGCACAGAGCAACACGGCGCAGGGGAACCCGGCGCAGGGGAACGGGGTCCCTCCGGCGGCGGCGCGAATGACGGGGACGACGCCGGCGGCGACGAGCTACGCGGGCATCCGCGCCGGCCGGATCTCGTTCGAGCGGCGCACGCGGTTTCCCCGGTGAGCGGTGCGGGCCCGCAGCGGCGGGTGCCCGCCCCCCACACGCCGGCCTACAGTCGCACGGCCCATTCGGCGCGGGTGGCTCTGGGAGCGGGTGTGGGCATGGTCGCCGGCTGCTTCGTGAAGCTGTCCGCCGCGTTCTTCCTCGGCCTGTATCTCGGGGGAATCCTGAGCATCGGCGTGGTGCTGCTGTTCACCGCCATAGGGATGGTCGTGGGGGCCGCTCTCGGCTCGTCCTCGGCCCAGCGGTCCGGCGCGGCCGTGAACGTGCTCCGCCAGCCCGGGTACTCCGGTGCGGCCGTGCGCCCGCCGCTGTCCGCGGCGCCGGTGCCCGTGTCATCCGGTCCTGTGCCGTCCTCGTCAGGATCGCGGGCGCCTGTGCCGTCGGGGCCCGCGCCGTCCGGTCCTGTGTCGCCCGGTCCTGTCTTGTCCGAGCCTGTGCCGTCCTCGTCCGAACCACCGGCGCCTGTGCCGTCGGGGCCTGCTTCGTCCGGGCCCGCCTCGTCGGGGGCTGCCCGGTCGGGAGCTGCTTCGTCCGGGCCTGCCTCATCGGGGGCTGCCTGGTCGGGGGCTGCTTGGTCCGGGGTCGTACCGCCTCCGTCCGGGGCGTCCCTGCCCGCGCCGCCCGCCTACGTGCCGCCGCCGCTGTTCCCGCGGCCGGACCTGCCGGAGGCGCCCCGCTGGCTGCTGCCGGCCGCGGCGGCGGCCGGTCTGGTCGCCGCCGTCACCCTGCCGTACGCGTCGGCCGGGCTGGGCCTCGTGCTGACGGCGGTCGCGATGGGGGCGGCGGCGCTCCCCGCGGTGCTGCCGCTCCGGCGCGGCCGGGTCACCCCGTGGACCCTGGCCTTCGGCCTTCTGGCGTACGCGCTGGTCTCCGTGGCGCTCTTCCGTGACGCCGAATGGGTGGTCGGGCCGGTGCTGCTGGCCGCGTTCGGAGTGGGGTCCCTCGCGCTGTCGGGCGGTGGCCGGGGCTGGCTGGCCGTGCTCAGGGGAGGGGTCTCGGTCGCGTTCGCGGTGCTGCCGACGCCGTGGTTCCTGGCCGGGCCGGTGCGGACCCTGGCACGACGGAGGCGGATGCTGCCCACGCTGGTCAGCGCCGCCGTGACCGTCGTGCTGCTGGCCGTCTTCGGCCTGCTGTTCTCCTCCGCCGACGCGGTCTTCTCGGCCTTCCTCAGCGACCTGCTGCGGACGCCGGATTGGGCGCAGAGCCTGCCGTACCGGATCTTCGTGTTCTGCGTGTTCGCGGTGCTGGCCGTGGCGGCGGTGCTGGTGGGCCTGCGGCCGGTGGCCGAGCCCGCCGCGCCCGACCTGCGGATGTCCCTCGGCCGGCAGGTGTGGGTGATCCCGCTGGCCGGGCTGAACCTGCTGTTCGCGGCGTTCGTGACCGTGCAGATCACCGTGTTGTTCGGCGGAAGCCGCAGGGTGCTGTCGACGGCGGGGCTCACCTACGCGGAGTACGCGAGGTCGGGCTTCTTCGAACTCGTCACGGTCAGCCTCTTCGTGCTCGGCGTCGTGGCCGCAGCGGTGGCCCTGCTGCGCCTGCGCGGCCGGGCCGACCGCTGGCTGCTCGCCGTGCTGCTCGGCCTGCTGTGCGCGTTCACGCTGGTCATCCTCGCCTCGGCGCTGCATCGCATCGGCCTCTACACCGACGCGTACGGCCTGTCGCGGCTGCGGGCCTCGGTGGTGGCGACGATCTGGTGGCTCGGCGCGGTGTTCGTGCTGGTGCTGGCGGCCGGGGCGGTGCGATTGCTCGGCGGCGGCGCGTCCTGGTTCTTCCGGGGGCTCGTGCTGCTCACCGGGGTGTCGCTGCTGGCGTTCGGGGTCTGGAACCCCGACGCGCGGGTGGCCGAGACCCAGCTCACGATCCGGGGCGTCGAGCGGCTCGACCACGGCTATCTGGGCGACCTGGGGGCGGAGGCCGTGCCGATCCTGGACCGGCTGCCCGAACCGGACCGCAGCTGCGTGCTCAGCGACGTGATCGCGGTCAACGGCCTGCGCGAGCCGGACTCCTGGAACGGCTGGAACCTCGCCCGCGCCCGCGCCCGTGAGGTGCTGGAGCGCAGGCCCGTCGTGCGGCCCGACGACTGCCCCGGTTCGTCGCGTGTGCCCGGACCGTACGACTGA
- a CDS encoding N-acyl-D-amino-acid deacylase family protein → MTFDVLIGGGRVVDGTGAPAFRADVGVRGGRVEAVGRLDAAGAATRIDAAGRYVLPGLVDCHAHGDAVVFDPLVQHAALRQGVTTFVLGQDGLSFAPATTPAAFAYASRYFAAVNGAHPHVDGPVSVADLLAGYDGRTALNTVYLLPHATIRFDVMGPAERAADEDETRAMLRRVEAGLSEGAAGLSSGLEYAPGRYADAAELAALCAPLGGLPYVTHMRAYGPSAAVGMTEVVEIARRSGAAAHVSHLHGPASTLLPLVEDARRQDVDLTFDTYPYLRSSTILAMVTLPPWVPAADPGRAVAMLSSEMSSERDRLAAEWAGRDDLWPRITLSHAPGFEWAEGMTLPAAAAEYGATPAEFCRVLLVETRLQAGCVQARPDEGPAGEESVRAVMRDPGHTGGSDGIYVGGHPHPRGFGAFARYLGRHVRELGDLTWEQAAVHLASHPARRFRLPDRGLVRRGQVADLIVVDPATVADTATYEDPRSLAVGVDDVLVGGVPVLRGGALTGAAPGRALRPA, encoded by the coding sequence GTGACCTTCGATGTGCTGATCGGTGGCGGCCGTGTCGTGGACGGGACCGGAGCCCCCGCGTTCCGCGCCGACGTCGGCGTTCGCGGGGGCCGGGTCGAGGCCGTCGGCCGTCTCGACGCGGCCGGGGCGGCCACCCGGATCGACGCGGCGGGCAGATACGTGCTGCCGGGGCTCGTGGACTGCCACGCGCACGGCGACGCGGTCGTGTTCGACCCTCTCGTGCAGCACGCCGCGCTGCGGCAGGGGGTCACGACCTTCGTGCTCGGGCAGGACGGCCTGTCGTTCGCGCCCGCCACCACCCCGGCCGCCTTCGCGTACGCGAGCCGTTATTTCGCGGCGGTCAACGGCGCGCACCCGCACGTGGACGGGCCGGTGAGCGTCGCGGACCTGCTCGCCGGATACGACGGCAGGACCGCGCTCAACACCGTCTACCTGCTCCCGCACGCGACGATCCGGTTCGACGTGATGGGTCCCGCGGAGCGCGCCGCGGACGAGGACGAGACGCGGGCCATGCTCCGCAGGGTCGAGGCGGGCCTGTCCGAAGGGGCGGCCGGGCTGTCGTCGGGCCTGGAGTACGCCCCCGGCCGGTACGCCGACGCCGCCGAGCTGGCCGCGTTGTGCGCACCGCTGGGCGGCCTGCCGTACGTGACGCACATGCGTGCGTACGGCCCGTCCGCGGCGGTGGGGATGACGGAGGTCGTGGAGATCGCCCGGCGGTCCGGGGCGGCCGCGCACGTCTCGCATCTCCACGGCCCGGCCTCCACTCTGCTGCCGCTGGTCGAGGACGCCCGGCGGCAGGACGTCGACCTGACCTTCGACACCTATCCCTACCTGCGGTCCAGCACGATCCTGGCGATGGTGACGCTGCCGCCGTGGGTGCCCGCCGCCGACCCCGGCCGCGCCGTGGCGATGCTGTCCTCCGAGATGTCCTCCGAGCGCGATCGTCTCGCCGCGGAGTGGGCGGGACGCGACGACCTGTGGCCGCGCATCACGCTCTCGCACGCCCCCGGCTTCGAGTGGGCCGAGGGGATGACCCTGCCCGCCGCCGCGGCCGAGTACGGCGCCACCCCCGCCGAGTTCTGCCGGGTGCTGCTGGTGGAGACCCGGCTCCAGGCGGGCTGCGTGCAGGCGCGGCCCGACGAGGGCCCGGCGGGGGAGGAGTCGGTGCGCGCGGTCATGCGCGACCCCGGCCACACCGGCGGCTCCGACGGCATCTACGTGGGCGGCCATCCGCACCCGCGCGGCTTCGGCGCGTTCGCCCGTTACCTCGGCCGGCACGTGCGCGAGCTCGGCGACCTCACCTGGGAACAGGCCGCCGTGCATCTGGCCTCCCACCCGGCGCGCCGCTTCCGGCTGCCCGACCGCGGCCTCGTACGGCGTGGCCAGGTCGCGGACCTGATCGTCGTCGACCCGGCGACGGTGGCCGACACGGCGACCTACGAGGACCCCCGATCGCTCGCCGTGGGCGTGGACGACGTGCTCGTCGGCGGTGTGCCGGTGCTGCGCGGCGGCGCGCTCACCGGCGCCGCCCCCGGCCGCGCGCTGCGCCCCGCCTGA
- a CDS encoding response regulator transcription factor: MLRVLVADDQDLFRGGFAMILDAHDDITVVGEAADGAEAVARAVELEPDVVLMDIRMPGVDGVEATAEVCRRTDAKVLVLTMYDVDEYVYDALRAGASGFLLKDVRRDDLVRAVRLVAEGESLLAPAITRRLIGEFVGRGRARPRLRQRLGELTDREMDTLRLLARGRSNAEIAADLVVTEHTVKSHVSNLLTKLDLRDRAQAVVFAYESGLVVAGDQDQFRADPR; the protein is encoded by the coding sequence ATGCTGCGCGTACTCGTCGCCGACGACCAGGACCTGTTCCGCGGCGGCTTCGCGATGATTCTCGACGCCCATGACGACATCACCGTGGTCGGCGAGGCGGCCGACGGCGCCGAGGCGGTCGCCAGGGCGGTCGAGCTGGAGCCGGACGTGGTGCTCATGGACATCCGGATGCCCGGCGTGGACGGCGTCGAGGCCACCGCGGAGGTGTGCCGCAGAACCGACGCGAAGGTGCTGGTCCTGACGATGTACGACGTCGACGAGTACGTCTACGACGCCCTGCGCGCCGGGGCCAGTGGCTTCCTGCTCAAGGACGTGCGGCGGGACGACCTCGTACGCGCCGTCCGCCTGGTCGCCGAGGGGGAGTCACTGCTGGCCCCCGCGATCACCCGGCGCCTGATCGGCGAGTTCGTCGGGCGCGGACGTGCCCGGCCCCGGCTGCGGCAGCGGCTCGGCGAGCTGACCGACCGGGAGATGGACACGCTGCGGCTGCTCGCGCGCGGCCGGTCCAACGCCGAGATCGCCGCGGATCTGGTGGTCACCGAGCACACGGTCAAGAGTCACGTGAGCAACCTGCTGACGAAGCTGGACCTGCGCGACCGCGCCCAGGCCGTCGTCTTCGCGTACGAGTCCGGCCTGGTCGTCGCCGGCGACCAGGACCAGTTCCGCGCCGATCCGCGGTGA
- a CDS encoding sensor histidine kinase yields the protein MRASILSPSRADVAIAAVVTVMTVTPVLVPHRQPWWAVALAVLMSVPVLWRRRAILPVGAVVGCATTILAITAKSLPHSATLVLLLPYGVLVCTYTFAAADLSRARRAGGIAGLAAGVAASLVVPHENLETYRYLVTAIVAAYALGVGARARRAARDAEREREARIREERAAAVARERTRIARDMHDIVTHSVGLMVIQAETGPLVARDHPEKAEAVFEAIAEAGRDAIGQLRLILGALRGSEAPGGAAPARGPQPGLDALPGLLDNARRAGLAVAADVRGEPRRLSSGVDIAAYRIIQEALTNTIRHAGASTVRVRLRWSGDALDVEVADDGRGARELREGHGMIGMRERVTACGGRLAVRPGNPGLTVTATLPIG from the coding sequence ATGCGGGCGAGCATCCTCAGTCCATCGAGGGCCGACGTCGCGATCGCCGCCGTCGTCACCGTGATGACGGTGACGCCCGTCCTCGTCCCCCACCGGCAGCCGTGGTGGGCCGTGGCGCTCGCCGTGCTGATGTCGGTGCCCGTGCTGTGGCGGCGCCGCGCCATCCTCCCCGTCGGGGCGGTCGTGGGCTGTGCCACGACGATCCTGGCGATCACGGCGAAGTCGCTGCCGCACTCCGCGACTCTGGTGCTGCTGCTGCCCTACGGCGTGCTCGTGTGCACCTACACGTTCGCGGCGGCGGATCTCTCCCGGGCGCGGCGCGCCGGGGGGATCGCGGGTCTCGCCGCCGGCGTGGCCGCGTCGCTCGTCGTCCCGCACGAGAATCTGGAGACCTACCGCTACCTCGTCACCGCGATCGTCGCCGCGTACGCCCTCGGGGTGGGCGCACGGGCCCGGCGGGCCGCCCGGGACGCCGAGCGGGAGCGCGAAGCCCGCATCCGCGAGGAACGCGCCGCCGCGGTCGCACGCGAACGCACCCGGATCGCCCGCGACATGCACGACATCGTGACCCACTCGGTCGGCCTCATGGTGATCCAGGCGGAGACCGGCCCGCTGGTGGCGCGCGATCACCCGGAGAAGGCCGAGGCGGTCTTCGAGGCGATCGCGGAGGCCGGGCGGGACGCGATCGGCCAGCTCCGCCTGATCCTCGGCGCGCTGCGCGGAAGCGAGGCGCCGGGCGGTGCGGCTCCGGCCCGGGGGCCGCAGCCCGGGCTCGACGCCCTGCCCGGCCTGCTGGACAACGCCCGCCGGGCGGGCCTGGCGGTCGCCGCCGACGTGCGCGGCGAGCCACGGCGCCTTTCCTCCGGCGTGGACATCGCCGCGTACCGGATCATCCAGGAGGCCCTGACCAACACGATCCGGCATGCTGGGGCGAGCACCGTCCGCGTACGGCTCCGCTGGTCCGGTGACGCCCTGGACGTCGAGGTCGCCGACGACGGCCGGGGCGCACGGGAGCTGAGGGAAGGACACGGCATGATCGGGATGCGGGAGCGGGTCACCGCGTGCGGCGGACGGCTCGCCGTCCGGCCGGGGAACCCGGGTCTCACCGTCACCGCGACCCTGCCGATCGGCTGA
- a CDS encoding nitrilase-related carbon-nitrogen hydrolase yields MNSPIRRLAVALAATALSATLFHFGTGLTPVPWLTWLAPLPVLVLAHRAGARAAFLAASAAWLGGETTMWGYFLDTVRIPPPMVASMLVGSALLFGLVVLLSRALMLRGRPLTAAVVVPAAWAALEYAVSALSPNGAWWSLAYTQADVLPVLQTASVTGPWGITFLILGVPAAAAVLVAPLPAAPGAAGRLRVAGRLRVAVTAVIVLALAAGHGAWRLSAPYGEGSEKVALLAIDRDGWVPVASAEGRALLGRYAARIPGLAAQGARVVVMPEKVFLADDATLPVLTAPLARLAADHHVDIVVGLVLERSGGLRNAALDFPADGSRPVEYFKHHLIPGLEDDFRPGSRKAFVPGSGSRWAIAICFDLDLPGLVRDYRGSGATTLFVPAWDFDRDRWLHGRMAVTRGVETGLTVARAARDGDLVVSDAYGRIRAEAHSADAPFASVLTTLPTLSADTLYTRFGDWFAWACALLVSLALVSLARTRPGRQGGAAGARRAPVAAAAEHLPPTPAR; encoded by the coding sequence ATGAACTCACCGATTAGGCGTCTGGCCGTGGCGCTCGCCGCCACGGCGCTGTCGGCGACGCTGTTCCATTTCGGCACCGGGCTCACGCCGGTGCCCTGGCTCACCTGGCTCGCACCGCTGCCGGTGCTCGTCCTCGCCCACCGTGCCGGCGCTCGCGCCGCGTTCCTCGCGGCGTCGGCCGCGTGGCTCGGCGGTGAGACGACGATGTGGGGCTACTTCCTCGACACGGTGCGGATCCCGCCGCCGATGGTCGCGTCGATGCTCGTCGGGTCGGCGCTGCTGTTCGGGCTGGTCGTCCTGTTGTCACGGGCGCTGATGCTGAGGGGACGTCCGCTGACGGCCGCCGTCGTCGTGCCGGCGGCCTGGGCCGCCCTCGAGTACGCGGTCTCGGCGCTGTCTCCGAACGGGGCATGGTGGAGCCTGGCCTACACCCAGGCCGACGTCCTTCCGGTTCTGCAGACCGCCTCGGTCACCGGACCGTGGGGCATCACGTTCCTGATCCTCGGGGTGCCCGCGGCCGCCGCCGTGCTCGTCGCACCGCTCCCCGCAGCACCGGGGGCGGCCGGGCGGCTGCGGGTGGCAGGGCGGCTGCGGGTGGCGGTCACCGCCGTGATCGTCCTGGCTCTGGCGGCGGGGCACGGCGCCTGGCGGCTGAGCGCGCCGTACGGCGAGGGCTCGGAGAAGGTGGCGCTGCTCGCCATCGACCGGGACGGCTGGGTCCCGGTCGCATCGGCGGAGGGACGTGCCCTCCTCGGGCGGTACGCGGCGCGGATCCCGGGTCTCGCCGCGCAGGGCGCGCGGGTCGTGGTCATGCCGGAGAAGGTCTTCCTCGCCGACGACGCGACGCTGCCCGTGCTGACGGCGCCGCTGGCGCGGCTCGCCGCCGATCACCACGTCGACATCGTCGTCGGGCTGGTCCTCGAGCGGTCCGGCGGCCTCCGCAACGCGGCGCTCGACTTCCCCGCCGACGGGAGCCGGCCGGTCGAGTACTTCAAGCACCACCTCATCCCCGGACTCGAAGACGACTTCCGGCCCGGAAGCCGTAAGGCGTTCGTGCCCGGCTCGGGCTCCCGCTGGGCGATCGCGATCTGTTTCGACCTGGACCTGCCCGGCCTGGTGCGCGACTACCGCGGAAGCGGCGCCACGACGCTGTTCGTGCCCGCTTGGGACTTCGATCGGGACCGCTGGCTGCACGGGAGGATGGCGGTCACCCGGGGCGTCGAGACCGGGCTCACCGTGGCGCGCGCGGCGCGCGACGGCGATCTGGTCGTGAGCGACGCCTATGGCCGCATCCGGGCCGAGGCGCACAGCGCGGACGCGCCGTTCGCGTCCGTCCTCACCACGCTGCCCACCCTCTCGGCCGACACGCTCTACACGAGGTTCGGCGACTGGTTCGCCTGGGCGTGCGCGCTCCTGGTGTCGCTCGCACTCGTGTCCCTGGCCCGCACGCGACCTGGCCGGCAAGGGGGTGCGGCAGGCGCCCGGCGTGCGCCGGTCGCCGCCGCGGCGGAGCACTTGCCGCCTACGCCTGCTCGATGA
- a CDS encoding alpha/beta fold hydrolase: MTEPKTHTLEVPGCVLHYDVREAEGTTEPVLLLIGSPMDATGFAALARHFPDRTVVTYDPRGSGRSTRTGDAAESTPELHADDLHRLIDAVGGGPVDIFASSGGAVNGLALVARHPEQVRTLVAHEPPTVRVLPDREQALAAVADIRRTYDREGFGPAMMKFTAIVSHQGEIPADFADQPRPSPAEFGLPAEDDGSRDDVLFAQNLITCTHYEPDFEALRAAPTRIVLGAGVESEGQLAGRAATVIAERLGGKPVLFPSNHGGFLDDTYGMPGDPDNFAVTLRQVLIEQA; this comes from the coding sequence ATGACCGAGCCCAAGACCCACACCCTCGAGGTGCCCGGCTGCGTTCTGCACTACGACGTGCGGGAGGCCGAGGGGACCACGGAGCCGGTTCTGCTGCTGATCGGATCGCCGATGGACGCCACCGGATTCGCCGCCCTGGCGCGGCACTTCCCGGACCGTACGGTGGTCACCTACGACCCGCGCGGCAGCGGGCGGAGCACGCGGACCGGCGACGCCGCGGAGTCGACGCCCGAGCTGCACGCCGACGACCTGCACCGGCTGATCGACGCGGTCGGCGGAGGGCCGGTGGACATCTTCGCCAGCAGCGGAGGCGCCGTGAACGGGCTCGCGCTGGTGGCCCGGCATCCGGAGCAGGTGCGCACGCTCGTGGCGCACGAGCCCCCGACCGTCCGGGTGCTGCCGGACCGGGAGCAGGCGCTGGCCGCCGTGGCCGACATCCGGCGGACGTACGACCGGGAGGGCTTCGGCCCGGCGATGATGAAGTTCACCGCGATCGTGAGCCACCAGGGCGAGATCCCGGCGGACTTCGCCGACCAGCCCCGGCCGAGCCCGGCCGAGTTCGGGCTGCCGGCGGAGGACGACGGGTCGCGGGACGACGTGCTGTTCGCGCAGAACCTGATCACCTGCACGCACTACGAGCCCGACTTCGAGGCGCTGCGCGCGGCCCCGACCCGAATCGTCCTCGGCGCCGGCGTCGAGTCGGAGGGGCAGCTGGCCGGCCGCGCGGCCACCGTGATCGCCGAACGGCTCGGCGGCAAGCCCGTGCTCTTCCCCAGCAACCACGGCGGGTTCCTCGACGACACCTACGGCATGCCGGGCGACCCGGACAACTTCGCCGTCACGCTGCGCCAGGTCCTCATCGAGCAGGCGTAG